In the genome of Bacteroidota bacterium, the window GAAGCCGGGCTTATGCTTCGGCTTCTTTCAAACTTTTACCGGACAACAGTGGTTTCTGAGATTAATCCATTCTTATTATTCTCTAATCCTGATTTTGCATCTTTGGCTGATAACCCCGACCACCAGATGAAATCCTGTAATGTTGCGGGGCAGTGGCTCTGAAAATATTTTGCGGCAAGCTTTGTTATTGCCTCCTCCCTGTGCAGAGCAGGTCTTTTTTTGACTCTTTTATCAAAAAGCGCAAAGGTCTGTTTATTCGACTTTAGAGAACCGCTGCAAATTACTTTATCCAATTCCGCGCACATAAACAGATGAGATGCTCTGTTTTCATCGGTGGGTATTTTGGACTTATTTAATGCTGTTATCAACTCTTCACGCGTTGAATGTCTGCCATCTTCCAAAACCTTACTTATGACTCGGTTACTTTTTGCTATTAACGCATCGGTTAATTCCAGTTGTTTATTTCTTGATTTCATCGATGATTTAATCTGCGGTGATGTTAAATCAAGCATCCAATCAATATCTGCTGATGATACAAAGTGCCAGGTCGGCCTCATCAAATGTGTACGCAGTATTTCGCCTTCATTTATGGCTGATTCAATGTGCTGAAGTGTTGTATTGGTTAACCGGACTCCGACAGCCCATGTTGCCATGGCATAATCCTGTGCCTGCATGGCACCCATCCATTGCAGCAATTCGCCTGCAGAAGTATGTTGTGTCCCTGAAATTTGCTGGCCGGCTAACCGTATATTTGCTATGTCGGAAAATTTCATGATGAATTGTTTGTGTCGCTTTTTTTAGCACGGATTCTGTTCTGCAACGGTGCTGTTTCCTTATTTTATTAATCCTTGATACATCTGATCGACTGGCCTGTTTTCTTGTTCAATAGTGGTATGGCATAGATGTCGCCGAAGCACCAGCGCAGACTCAGTCCCCAGGCTGTTGTTGCGGAATAAGAACTTGATGTCCAGAAAGCGTCATCATGATCATTGTTGGGCGCCAGACTCCATGCACCGGTATTATTCCTGAAATTGGTGCAAAGCGCCGTAAAGCCTGCGCAGTTCCATCCACGGGTAGTATCCAGATAGGCCCAGCGTGTCGTGCAGCCTTCTTTCAGTATCCGTCCAATTTTCTGACCCCTGCCCATCCATGCGGATGTATCGACCGTAGGATCGAGAAATTTTTCCATTATATTCCATTCGGGATTGGATGCCACGTGCCAGCCGACCGGACAAATGTTTCTGCTGTCGGCTATAACATACCAGTTGTACAACCGCCCATAATAGGTTCCTTCGGCAGTATCATTATGGTAATTGCAATAGGCTCCGCTACTTAGGTTTGTCCATGTGGCGCTGTCAGGTACATTCGGAATAGGGGAACCGTCGCGGTAATGCGTGGCTTTGAGGTTTTCCTGCATCCATACCTGATTGCCTATCTGCACTACGGCATAATAGTTACTGTCTGCATCCGCGCATTTCACGAAATTAAAAGTCACTGTTTGGTTGTGTGTCGGGAACAGCATGCTTATCGTCCTGCAGTTTCCTGATTTACCGGTGAGTTTTAAGGTATCGCCTGCATTAAATTGCATTCCTATGATTGATTTTGATGCACTCATTTTCCTCGTTTCACCGTTTCCGGAACCCGCTTGCAGGTTATTTATACTCATTGTTGATTCTGTCTTTTTAATAATCGGGTTGCCTTGTAAGGCTGCATTGCTTATTAACTTTACCGAATACCTGCATTTACCCGATTCGATGGTCAGGCCGTACACACCCCCGGGAATGCCCGACAGCTGAAATGTGTGATGCCCTGAAGACAGAAACTCCTTTTGCTGAAGAACTGTTTTTCCGTTCATGTCAAGTAATCCGAAACTGACATCATTGTCTGAAGTGGCATCAAACACCAGCGAACAATGACCCGATGAAGGATTGGGGAATACAGATATTCCAAAATCCTGACGATTGCCGGATTCATCCATTCCAACGAGCGGGTTCAGATTCAATACATCGCTTCCTGCAATGGTAAGACTTGTGCACTGCGACAGATTTTCAATTTTGACCGAGTCAACGCTGTTGCTAACGCCCGTGCCCGAAAAATCAATCAGATAATTTTGTGCCTGAATGGTCAGACAGCTGCCGATAAACAAAATTGTAAATGCAATTGTTCTCATGGCTGTTTTGTTTAGAAGAAATTATTTTATTTGTCCTTACCGAATCTGCCGATACTGCATTGCCGACTCTGAGCTGTGCTAATATACAAATAAATTTGTTTATGAAATGACACATGGAACGGGGTGCAATTAAGCAACATTATCGAAATTTTAAAAAGCACTGCAGCATCTGCTGCAAGCGGGGAGCAGTCCTTCGTTTTTCATTAAATCAGACCTGAATCTGGCTAAAACCTTTGAATGCCAGATTTCTTTTAAGTTGTCGGAATATAGATTTCCTATTTGCAGATTATAACACCTGCCGTGAGCAGGAATAACACTGCCATCAGATTTTATCATTATAGTAGCAAAAATATTACTGCAACTTTTTCCGATTTTTATTTCAGGATTTTTATAAAATTCGACCAGTTTCTCTTTGGTGGCTATTTCAGGTGAGAACGTAACCGGGAAATTACAGTTCAGTGATTTCAGTTGTTGTATTTCTTCCCACAATAGCTCAAGATTATAATTATTAATAGTTGTGAAGTCAACATTGGAAGAGGTCGCTTTGTAGGCGTTTCCCCATAACGTATTGTGATGGTCGGCAACGGATTGTGGGGTAAAGTTTGTATGCATAAACCCCATTGTTTGTATGGGATAATCTTTAAAGAAGCGTGCAAATTCATTTAAATGGCCAATATTCCATTCAGTAATTACACAAAAAATAGAAATGGGTAACGACGGGTTTAACCGATATATTTCGTCGATGCCTTCGATAGCTTTTTGAAATGATTGTTGATTTCCTCTTATCTCATTGTGGATTTTCTGTGGCCCGTCCAGCGAAATATACAATTCGCCCAGATTACCCGATACCAATTTGGCTGCGTTTTGTTTTAATGTCAGCGCATTCGTTGTTACTGCAGTTTTAATGTTTTTCTTAAAGGCATATTGTAGCGATTCTTCAAGATGTGGATATATCAGCGGCTCTGTAAAAGCATAACCCAGTTTTGCTTTTGGAAAATGTTGAGCAGTCTGGTCAATAACCTTCCTGATCAGCTCTGATGGCATGTTCAACGGCTCAGTACCCATCAGGTTTTGCGCAAAAATTGTTTCATTGCTTTTTGTGCCCACATCACACATTTTACAATGAAGATTACAAGCATTGTTTACGCCAAGGATAATCCAATTGGGAGCAAAAAAATAATTTCCGGGAAGTAGTTTTTTATTAATCTGTTGTAACAATATTTCTGAATTTTTTCAATGTCTTATCCTTTGGGCTCCATTCTTTTAAATTTTTCGGAAAGCATTTCGCCGCCATCAGCACAATTCTCGGCGGGCAATTCATAAAATAAAATTATCATGGCTTCTTTTCTGATTCCCGTGATGCGATGGATTTCGTCGGTTATTACTTTCGACATTTCAGCTTTCTTTTCTGCTGACTGCGGCAATATTGAAATTTGTACAATAGGCATAATTTGTTCTCCTTTTTTTATTATTAGTTAATTCACTATTGATGTCTTTTTAACGTCATGCGCGTTTCTTTCTTGTGGTGCATGTTTTGCCCCGCCGTGGCGGGAAGTGCTTATATGTTGCGCCGGATTCCCCCGCTGCCTGTCATTTCTGAATAATTAGTTTTCCCGTTTTTATCTTATTACCATTCTTATCACAAATTGAATATACATAGAATCCATCAGGTAATCCGGTTAAAATTATTCTTTCTGTTTTTGCGCCGCTATCAAGCGTTATGGATTTTCTTTGTGTTCCTAAAATATCACAAAGAATAAAATAAGAATCTTTGTCGAGCGTGTAATCAATC includes:
- a CDS encoding winged helix DNA-binding domain-containing protein, yielding MKFSDIANIRLAGQQISGTQHTSAGELLQWMGAMQAQDYAMATWAVGVRLTNTTLQHIESAINEGEILRTHLMRPTWHFVSSADIDWMLDLTSPQIKSSMKSRNKQLELTDALIAKSNRVISKVLEDGRHSTREELITALNKSKIPTDENRASHLFMCAELDKVICSGSLKSNKQTFALFDKRVKKRPALHREEAITKLAAKYFQSHCPATLQDFIWWSGLSAKDAKSGLENNKNGLISETTVVR
- a CDS encoding FISUMP domain-containing protein, with translation MRTIAFTILFIGSCLTIQAQNYLIDFSGTGVSNSVDSVKIENLSQCTSLTIAGSDVLNLNPLVGMDESGNRQDFGISVFPNPSSGHCSLVFDATSDNDVSFGLLDMNGKTVLQQKEFLSSGHHTFQLSGIPGGVYGLTIESGKCRYSVKLISNAALQGNPIIKKTESTMSINNLQAGSGNGETRKMSASKSIIGMQFNAGDTLKLTGKSGNCRTISMLFPTHNQTVTFNFVKCADADSNYYAVVQIGNQVWMQENLKATHYRDGSPIPNVPDSATWTNLSSGAYCNYHNDTAEGTYYGRLYNWYVIADSRNICPVGWHVASNPEWNIMEKFLDPTVDTSAWMGRGQKIGRILKEGCTTRWAYLDTTRGWNCAGFTALCTNFRNNTGAWSLAPNNDHDDAFWTSSSYSATTAWGLSLRWCFGDIYAIPLLNKKTGQSIRCIKD
- a CDS encoding tautomerase family protein, translated to MPIVQISILPQSAEKKAEMSKVITDEIHRITGIRKEAMIILFYELPAENCADGGEMLSEKFKRMEPKG
- a CDS encoding radical SAM protein, producing MLQQINKKLLPGNYFFAPNWIILGVNNACNLHCKMCDVGTKSNETIFAQNLMGTEPLNMPSELIRKVIDQTAQHFPKAKLGYAFTEPLIYPHLEESLQYAFKKNIKTAVTTNALTLKQNAAKLVSGNLGELYISLDGPQKIHNEIRGNQQSFQKAIEGIDEIYRLNPSLPISIFCVITEWNIGHLNEFARFFKDYPIQTMGFMHTNFTPQSVADHHNTLWGNAYKATSSNVDFTTINNYNLELLWEEIQQLKSLNCNFPVTFSPEIATKEKLVEFYKNPEIKIGKSCSNIFATIMIKSDGSVIPAHGRCYNLQIGNLYSDNLKEIWHSKVLARFRSDLMKNEGLLPACSRCCSAF